In the genome of Myxococcus stipitatus, one region contains:
- a CDS encoding L,D-transpeptidase family protein yields the protein MLSSSSCPRWLLPLCLLVWVGVARGASAETDPFEAFLRPAHPVAEGFAPWTDVSKARVGSPVAALARGRVVSVSAERDRVTLEHLFHENHELLRVYSEYSGLEAVELRADALVNRGQVLGRVGRKSEASVSLVRDRRLSAEEARRFTAERARLPRPAAEPVLVLISHAKHQLRLYERGVERARVEVGFGQATGPKEERGDNRTPVGMYFIVHTHRGEFPGPYGAYYGGHWLKVNYPNPWDALRGVERGWLTEKTRERIAKAWEAREATEASTRLGSGIGFHGWKGEWTLEQTEGRLSWGCVVFHPRDIATLYARMPRGTMVVLF from the coding sequence GTGCTCTCCTCTTCTTCGTGCCCGCGCTGGCTCCTTCCGCTGTGCCTCCTCGTCTGGGTGGGCGTTGCCCGGGGCGCCTCGGCTGAGACGGACCCCTTTGAGGCGTTCCTCCGTCCCGCGCACCCGGTGGCGGAGGGCTTCGCGCCGTGGACCGACGTGTCGAAGGCTCGCGTCGGAAGTCCGGTGGCGGCGCTGGCGCGGGGGCGTGTGGTGTCCGTCAGCGCCGAGCGCGACCGTGTCACGCTGGAGCATCTGTTTCACGAGAACCATGAGCTGCTTCGCGTCTACTCGGAGTACTCGGGCCTGGAGGCGGTGGAGCTTCGCGCGGATGCACTCGTCAACCGAGGTCAGGTGCTGGGCCGGGTGGGGAGGAAGTCCGAGGCGAGTGTGTCGCTGGTCCGAGACCGACGTCTCTCCGCCGAGGAGGCCCGCCGCTTCACGGCCGAGCGCGCGCGACTGCCTCGGCCCGCGGCGGAGCCCGTGCTGGTGCTCATCTCCCACGCGAAGCACCAGCTCCGCCTGTACGAGCGCGGTGTCGAGCGCGCGCGGGTGGAGGTGGGCTTCGGGCAGGCGACGGGACCCAAGGAGGAGCGAGGGGACAACCGCACCCCCGTCGGCATGTACTTCATCGTCCACACGCATCGCGGCGAGTTCCCCGGTCCGTATGGCGCCTACTACGGCGGGCACTGGCTGAAGGTGAACTACCCGAATCCCTGGGACGCCCTCCGAGGGGTCGAGCGCGGCTGGCTGACCGAGAAGACGCGCGAGCGCATCGCCAAGGCGTGGGAGGCGCGAGAGGCCACGGAGGCCAGCACCCGACTGGGAAGCGGCATCGGCTTCCACGGCTGGAAGGGGGAGTGGACCCTGGAGCAGACGGAGGGCCGCCTGTCATGGGGGTGTGTCGTGTTCCATCCCCGGGATATCGCGACGCTGTATGCGCGGATGCCGCGCGGCACCATGGTTGTCCTCTTCTAG
- a CDS encoding HAD family hydrolase, translating to MGNVGRKRGSYEDKAWMHKPRAFGNYGPRRPKAIFFDVDDTLVDRSGAFARYFEALMARFPSVFPEHRRAEDFATLQSFDERGGRDRDAFCLDVTKTFPMGLSAKELWTDFRMTLPGLVGTDPKLVEWVSALAKRHPVVTVSNGFAGTQRMKLLRAGLYHAVPEGFFSSEVGVEKPDPRIFLAALEHVRREPAEVLHVGDDPERDIVGAAKVGITTCWVSHGRPWPQALPPPTFTVERITSRVEDFAQVLSTWT from the coding sequence ATGGGCAACGTGGGACGCAAGCGCGGGAGCTACGAGGACAAGGCGTGGATGCACAAGCCACGGGCCTTCGGGAACTACGGACCGAGGCGGCCGAAGGCCATCTTCTTCGACGTGGATGACACCCTGGTCGACCGCTCGGGGGCCTTCGCGCGCTACTTCGAGGCGCTCATGGCCCGCTTCCCCTCGGTGTTCCCCGAGCACCGCCGCGCCGAGGACTTCGCCACCCTCCAGTCGTTCGACGAGCGGGGAGGGCGGGACAGGGATGCCTTCTGTCTCGACGTGACGAAGACGTTTCCCATGGGCCTCTCCGCGAAGGAGCTGTGGACGGACTTCCGGATGACGCTGCCGGGGCTGGTGGGGACGGACCCGAAGCTGGTGGAGTGGGTGAGCGCGCTGGCGAAGCGCCATCCCGTGGTCACCGTCTCCAATGGATTCGCGGGCACCCAGCGCATGAAGCTCCTGCGCGCGGGGCTCTACCACGCCGTGCCGGAGGGCTTCTTCTCCAGCGAGGTGGGCGTGGAGAAGCCCGACCCGCGCATCTTCCTGGCGGCGCTGGAGCACGTGCGGCGCGAGCCCGCGGAGGTGCTCCACGTGGGGGATGACCCGGAGCGAGACATCGTCGGCGCGGCGAAGGTGGGCATCACCACGTGCTGGGTGTCCCATGGGCGCCCGTGGCCCCAGGCGCTTCCTCCGCCGACCTTCACCGTGGAGCGCATCACCTCGCGCGTCGAGGACTTCGCGCAGGTGCTTTCGACATGGACATGA
- a CDS encoding STM4013/SEN3800 family hydrolase — translation MDMNVVVGSHDLLFLTLDTLRFDVASELAASGRIPHLTALMPGGQWEERHSPASFTYAAHHAFFAGFLPTPARPGRHSRLFAMRFEGSETTGQGTCVLDAPDLVTGLAARGYHTVCIGGVGFFNKLNPLGNVLPGLFAESHWAPELGVREPRSTEYQVALAVRRLAETPAGQRVFLFMNISALHQPNRHYLPGATEDSRATHAAALEYVDSQLPPLFAALRRRGPSFCIVCSDHGTAYGEDGYNGHRVGHPVVWTVPYAEFTLPRESAP, via the coding sequence ATGGACATGAACGTGGTGGTCGGCTCGCACGACCTGCTCTTCCTGACGCTGGACACCCTGCGCTTCGATGTGGCCTCGGAGCTGGCCGCGTCGGGCCGCATCCCTCATCTCACCGCGCTCATGCCCGGAGGCCAGTGGGAGGAGCGTCACTCGCCCGCGAGCTTCACCTACGCCGCGCACCACGCCTTCTTCGCGGGCTTCCTGCCCACGCCCGCGCGGCCTGGGCGGCACTCGCGGCTGTTCGCCATGCGCTTCGAGGGCAGCGAGACGACGGGGCAGGGCACCTGTGTGTTGGATGCACCGGACCTGGTGACGGGCCTGGCCGCGCGCGGCTACCACACGGTGTGCATCGGCGGCGTGGGCTTCTTCAACAAGCTCAACCCGCTGGGCAACGTGCTGCCGGGCCTCTTCGCGGAGAGCCACTGGGCGCCCGAGCTGGGGGTGCGCGAGCCTCGCTCCACCGAGTACCAGGTGGCGCTGGCCGTGCGCCGATTGGCGGAGACGCCCGCCGGGCAGCGCGTGTTCCTCTTCATGAACATCTCCGCGCTCCACCAGCCCAACCGCCACTACCTCCCCGGGGCCACCGAGGACTCCCGCGCCACCCACGCGGCAGCCCTGGAATACGTGGACAGTCAGCTTCCACCCCTCTTCGCCGCGCTCCGCCGGAGGGGACCGTCTTTCTGCATCGTCTGCTCGGACCACGGCACGGCGTACGGCGAGGACGGCTATAACGGTCACCGCGTGGGTCACCCCGTCGTCTGGACGGTGCCCTACGCCGAGTTCACCCTGCCGCGAGAGTCCGCACCATGA
- a CDS encoding STM4012 family radical SAM protein: MKRLEEMLEGSPYVAYLYGYPHKTAYRPFAPALSLESVWAEERRDALFLYFHVPFCEMRCGFCNLFTAAGPKQDVVDGYLAALERETRRVKEALGTASFARLAVGGGTPTLLDVAGLHRVFDLAEHVLGADPHHIPVSVEVSPETVDAEKLRALRARGTDRVSMGVQSFIEAEVAAVKRPQKTAQVEASLDLIRSTGFPTLNLDLIYGMEGQTVESFLFSLRAALRFSPEEVYLYPLYVRPLTFLGKKSRAWDDLRLSLYRAGREFLLSEGYTQVSMRMFRARHAPDASGPVYRCQEDGMVGLGCGARSYTGQVHYSSEYAVGSREVRSIIASYSERTSESFGEVGYGFRLNGEERRRRHMLLSLLADGVDFAAYRERFCSDVLEDFPELLELEAHGLARREGVGLVLTAAGVERSDLIGPWLHSEGVRALSEEYAWR, translated from the coding sequence ATGAAGCGCCTGGAAGAGATGCTCGAGGGGTCGCCGTACGTGGCGTACCTCTATGGCTACCCGCACAAGACGGCCTACCGTCCCTTCGCTCCGGCGCTCTCCCTGGAGTCGGTGTGGGCGGAGGAGCGGCGGGACGCCTTGTTCCTCTACTTCCATGTCCCGTTCTGCGAGATGCGGTGTGGCTTCTGCAATCTCTTCACGGCGGCGGGCCCGAAGCAGGACGTGGTGGACGGGTACCTGGCGGCGCTGGAGCGGGAGACCCGGCGCGTGAAGGAGGCGCTGGGCACGGCGAGCTTCGCGCGGCTCGCGGTGGGCGGAGGCACTCCGACGCTGCTCGACGTGGCCGGGCTGCACCGCGTGTTCGACCTGGCGGAGCACGTGCTGGGCGCGGACCCGCATCACATCCCCGTCTCGGTGGAGGTGTCGCCGGAGACGGTGGACGCGGAGAAGCTGCGGGCCTTGCGTGCGCGTGGGACGGACCGGGTGAGCATGGGCGTGCAGAGCTTCATCGAGGCCGAGGTGGCCGCGGTGAAGCGGCCCCAGAAGACGGCGCAGGTGGAGGCGTCGCTGGACCTCATCCGCTCGACGGGGTTTCCCACGCTGAACCTGGACCTCATCTACGGAATGGAAGGGCAGACGGTGGAGAGCTTCCTGTTCTCCTTGCGTGCCGCGCTGCGCTTCTCGCCGGAGGAGGTCTACCTGTATCCGCTCTATGTGCGGCCCCTCACCTTCCTGGGGAAGAAGTCGCGCGCATGGGATGACCTGCGGCTCTCGCTGTATCGCGCGGGCCGCGAGTTCCTCTTGTCGGAGGGCTACACCCAGGTGTCGATGCGGATGTTCCGTGCGCGCCACGCTCCGGATGCATCGGGGCCGGTGTACCGCTGCCAGGAGGATGGGATGGTGGGCCTGGGATGCGGTGCTCGTTCGTACACGGGGCAGGTGCATTACTCGTCCGAGTACGCGGTGGGCTCGCGCGAGGTGCGCTCCATCATCGCGTCGTACAGCGAGCGGACGTCCGAGTCGTTCGGCGAGGTGGGCTACGGCTTCCGGCTGAATGGCGAGGAGCGGCGGCGTCGGCACATGCTGTTGTCGCTGCTCGCGGACGGCGTGGACTTCGCGGCGTACCGGGAGCGGTTCTGCTCGGATGTGCTGGAGGACTTCCCGGAGCTGCTGGAGCTGGAGGCCCATGGGCTGGCGCGGCGCGAGGGCGTGGGATTGGTGCTCACGGCGGCGGGGGTGGAGCGCTCGGACCTGATTGGCCCCTGGCTGCACTCGGAAGGCGTGCGTGCGTTGTCCGAGGAGTACGCCTGGCGATGA
- a CDS encoding STM4011 family radical SAM protein, with protein MKLTVLYRGPLSSCNYGCEYCPFGKWKHTEEELAKDRADLERFVSWVEARTGDTMSVFFTPWGEALIWPWYQQALARLTQLAHVERVAVQTNLSCNLDWVKDCRAEKLGIWATYHPEWTKRHRFLAKCQALSSLGVRYSAGMVGFTRFAEEAEALRRELPEDTYLWINAVKDGQEEPYTAEDIARFTSVDPLFPVNNVRHPSLGRACRGGESVISVDGEGTARRCHFIDEAIGNIYAPDFDQALRPRPCSKATCGCHIGYVHMDYLELDRVFGSGILERVPVKPLHRWMPSTNESQRALEKGGS; from the coding sequence ATGAAGCTCACCGTGCTCTATCGAGGCCCGCTCTCCAGCTGCAACTACGGCTGCGAGTACTGCCCTTTCGGGAAGTGGAAGCACACCGAGGAGGAGCTCGCGAAGGACCGCGCGGACCTGGAGCGGTTCGTGTCGTGGGTGGAGGCTCGGACGGGGGACACGATGTCCGTGTTCTTCACGCCGTGGGGGGAGGCGCTCATCTGGCCCTGGTATCAGCAGGCGCTGGCGCGGCTGACGCAGCTGGCGCACGTGGAGCGCGTGGCGGTGCAGACGAACCTGTCCTGCAACCTGGATTGGGTGAAGGACTGCCGCGCGGAGAAGCTGGGCATCTGGGCGACGTACCATCCGGAGTGGACGAAGCGGCATCGCTTCCTGGCGAAGTGCCAGGCGTTGTCGTCGCTGGGCGTCCGCTACAGCGCGGGCATGGTGGGCTTCACGCGCTTCGCGGAGGAGGCGGAGGCGCTGCGCCGCGAGCTGCCCGAGGACACGTACCTGTGGATCAACGCGGTGAAGGATGGGCAGGAGGAGCCCTACACCGCGGAGGACATCGCGCGCTTCACCTCGGTGGACCCGCTGTTCCCCGTGAACAACGTGCGCCACCCGAGCCTGGGCCGCGCGTGCAGGGGAGGCGAGTCGGTCATCTCCGTGGACGGAGAGGGCACGGCGCGCCGCTGTCACTTCATCGATGAGGCGATTGGAAACATCTACGCGCCGGACTTCGACCAGGCGCTGCGGCCTCGACCGTGCTCGAAGGCGACCTGTGGCTGTCACATCGGCTACGTGCACATGGACTACCTGGAGCTGGACCGCGTCTTCGGCTCCGGCATCCTGGAGCGCGTGCCGGTGAAGCCTCTCCACCGATGGATGCCTTCGACGAACGAATCGCAGCGGGCCTTGGAGAAGGGCGGGAGCTGA
- a CDS encoding STM4014 family protein: protein MTVPFILIGNAENRRVTLFQEALAAQGQPLAKVVPWRELLTTPSVLTDLPDTDALVRIDAAGESWEVEKALLVRGYSEAVKQGCSVLAPEQVESLREEHGRILCPRQAHLGFLGVLAELEACFAKRPRWRPLQAPASIADLFDKRITSRKYAARGIPVPDPLDDVTDTASLRERMREQDCREVFVKVSCGSSASCLAIFRSHRGRESLVTTIEVTETGWYNSLKVRRIEEPRHIEEVLGFLLREGSQVERSIPKARLSGDFFDCRVLVVGGEPAFTVVRQSRGPITNLHLGGKRGDLDALRAAMPGKAWEWAMESCRAVARVHDCLHVGIDLLFEEFFEGHRVVEANAFGDLLPNLRREGLTVYEWEIREALRRYSALAADGSTGSVPADGATGASGSADAAEGPSRC, encoded by the coding sequence GTGACGGTCCCATTCATCCTCATCGGCAACGCCGAGAACCGGCGGGTCACCCTCTTCCAGGAGGCGCTGGCGGCCCAGGGACAGCCCCTCGCGAAGGTGGTGCCCTGGCGCGAGCTGCTGACCACCCCGAGCGTCCTCACGGACCTGCCCGACACCGACGCCCTCGTCCGCATCGACGCCGCGGGCGAGAGCTGGGAGGTGGAGAAGGCCCTGCTCGTGCGCGGCTACAGCGAAGCCGTGAAGCAGGGGTGCTCGGTGCTCGCGCCCGAGCAGGTGGAGTCGCTGCGGGAGGAGCACGGGCGCATCCTCTGCCCTCGACAAGCGCACCTGGGATTCCTGGGCGTGTTGGCGGAGCTGGAGGCGTGCTTCGCGAAGCGTCCACGCTGGAGGCCGCTGCAAGCCCCCGCGAGCATCGCGGACCTGTTCGACAAGCGCATCACCTCGCGGAAGTACGCGGCGAGGGGCATCCCCGTCCCCGACCCGCTGGACGACGTGACGGACACCGCGTCGCTGCGCGAGCGGATGCGCGAGCAGGACTGTCGCGAGGTGTTCGTGAAGGTGTCCTGCGGCTCGTCGGCGTCGTGCCTCGCCATCTTCCGGAGCCACCGGGGGCGCGAGTCCCTGGTCACGACCATCGAGGTGACGGAGACGGGTTGGTACAACTCGCTCAAGGTCCGCCGCATCGAGGAGCCCAGGCACATCGAGGAGGTCCTCGGCTTCCTGCTGCGCGAGGGCTCGCAGGTGGAGCGCTCCATCCCCAAGGCGCGCTTGAGCGGCGACTTCTTCGACTGCCGTGTGCTCGTCGTGGGCGGGGAGCCCGCCTTCACCGTGGTGCGACAGAGCCGAGGGCCCATCACCAACCTGCACCTGGGCGGCAAGCGGGGCGACCTGGACGCGCTCCGGGCCGCGATGCCGGGCAAGGCGTGGGAGTGGGCCATGGAGAGCTGCCGCGCGGTGGCCCGCGTGCATGACTGTCTGCACGTGGGCATCGACCTGCTCTTCGAGGAGTTCTTCGAAGGGCACCGCGTGGTGGAGGCCAATGCGTTCGGCGACCTGCTCCCCAACCTGCGCCGCGAGGGCCTCACGGTCTACGAATGGGAGATTCGTGAGGCCCTGAGGCGCTACTCCGCGCTGGCGGCGGACGGCTCGACGGGCTCGGTGCCGGCGGACGGCGCGACCGGCGCATCCGGCTCCGCGGATGCGGCGGAGGGACCCTCTCGCTGCTGA
- a CDS encoding TIGR02996 domain-containing protein: protein MSRSKAASNPELEAAILQDPDAVDAYLVYGDWLQAQGDPRGELIALHHARLDAREFIQGHQQQLLGDALAWALESQALELDWDLGFIRAARVSPRSSVTEHTALRIMRALLRHPSGRFLRGLSVGGIADPGMMGSYEAVTRLIVREGGSRTLQSLAYHVQQANEDEAYCAMLLREVFALYRVLPRLRSLDLRGIHVRLGDIDLPELREFTLQTWDLSRDSCDSLLKAKWPHLERMEVWLGGSRTDAMRSVTDLAPLLDGKSLPNLRRLGLRNTRWTDDLVRALHDSPLLPRLTHLDLSGGTFSNPGARWLSEHAEAFRHLQHLDLRRNTMSDVGVIRVEAVCPSVDARNQRSP, encoded by the coding sequence ATGTCCCGGAGCAAGGCTGCTTCAAATCCCGAGCTTGAAGCAGCCATCCTCCAGGACCCTGACGCCGTGGACGCGTATCTGGTCTACGGCGACTGGCTCCAGGCCCAGGGCGACCCACGCGGAGAGCTCATCGCCTTGCATCACGCGCGGCTCGACGCCCGAGAATTCATCCAAGGGCATCAGCAGCAACTGCTCGGAGACGCACTCGCCTGGGCCCTCGAGAGCCAGGCACTGGAGCTGGACTGGGACCTGGGCTTCATCCGTGCGGCCCGGGTCAGTCCACGTTCCTCCGTCACCGAGCACACCGCCCTGCGGATCATGCGGGCACTCCTTCGACACCCGTCGGGGCGCTTCCTGCGAGGCCTCTCCGTCGGCGGAATCGCCGACCCTGGGATGATGGGCAGCTATGAGGCGGTGACCCGGCTCATCGTCCGCGAGGGGGGCTCTCGGACGCTCCAGTCACTCGCGTACCATGTCCAGCAAGCCAACGAGGACGAGGCCTACTGCGCGATGCTCCTGCGCGAAGTCTTCGCGCTCTACCGGGTGCTCCCCAGGCTGCGCTCGCTCGACTTGCGAGGCATCCACGTCAGGCTGGGGGACATCGACCTGCCGGAGCTGCGTGAGTTCACGTTGCAGACGTGGGACCTCTCTCGCGACAGCTGCGACTCCCTCCTGAAGGCGAAGTGGCCCCACCTGGAGCGGATGGAGGTCTGGCTCGGAGGCAGCCGCACGGACGCGATGCGGAGCGTGACAGACCTTGCCCCCTTGCTCGACGGCAAGAGCCTGCCGAACCTCCGACGCCTGGGCTTGCGCAACACGCGGTGGACGGACGACCTCGTCCGCGCCCTCCACGACTCACCGCTGCTCCCTCGGCTCACCCACCTGGACCTGTCCGGAGGCACCTTCTCCAATCCTGGGGCACGGTGGCTCTCGGAGCACGCGGAGGCGTTCCGGCACCTCCAGCACCTGGACCTCCGGAGGAACACGATGTCCGACGTGGGCGTGATTCGAGTCGAGGCCGTGTGCCCCAGCGTCGACGCGAGAAACCAACGCAGTCCGTAG
- a CDS encoding WGR domain-containing protein, protein MPRYEFKEGSSNKFWEITLEGKTFTTKWGRIGTDGQEKTQTFDSPEAALKEHDKLVREKEKKGYELVDGEDGEDGDDGSEAVEGKSNPELEAAILKDPDNQDAYLVYGDWLQAQGDPRGELIALQHAAANADSAEAGALKRKVSAHIKKHKALLLGEMAKAWSDEELTVQWHLGFIREARVGKGDYDSELDVPETVKQLLAHPSARFIRSLAVGMVDMDGENNYDDVTAAIVAAKEVPTLQNLFLGDFQYPDETEISWSYVNDVSGLYKVLPNLRSLRLRGASAELGKMELPELREFVMETGGLPLGAVKSIASATWPKLERLEVWFGADGYGAEGGVEDIQPILDGKGLPNVKVLGLRNSEFTDDLAKVLHTAKILPQLEKLDLSMGCLSDVGAQELANHAAAYKHLKHLDLTENTMTSEGEKLVAKLAVTVAAGNQREYDEEYRYAAVGE, encoded by the coding sequence ATGCCGCGGTACGAGTTCAAGGAAGGCAGCTCCAACAAGTTCTGGGAGATCACGCTCGAGGGCAAGACCTTCACCACGAAGTGGGGCCGCATCGGGACCGACGGCCAGGAGAAGACGCAGACCTTCGACTCTCCCGAGGCGGCCCTGAAGGAGCACGACAAGCTCGTCCGCGAGAAGGAGAAGAAGGGCTACGAGCTCGTCGACGGCGAGGACGGTGAGGACGGGGACGACGGGAGCGAGGCCGTCGAGGGCAAGTCCAACCCCGAGCTCGAGGCCGCCATCCTGAAGGACCCGGACAACCAGGACGCCTACCTGGTCTACGGCGACTGGCTCCAGGCCCAGGGCGACCCGCGCGGCGAGCTCATCGCGCTCCAGCACGCGGCGGCGAACGCCGACAGCGCCGAGGCCGGCGCCCTCAAGCGCAAGGTCAGCGCGCACATCAAGAAGCACAAGGCGCTCCTGCTCGGCGAGATGGCCAAGGCGTGGAGCGACGAGGAGCTCACGGTGCAGTGGCACCTGGGCTTCATCCGCGAGGCGCGCGTCGGCAAGGGTGACTACGACTCCGAGCTCGACGTCCCCGAGACGGTGAAGCAGCTGCTGGCGCACCCGTCCGCGCGCTTCATCCGCTCGCTCGCCGTGGGCATGGTCGACATGGATGGCGAGAACAACTACGACGACGTCACCGCCGCCATCGTCGCCGCGAAGGAAGTGCCCACGCTCCAGAACCTCTTCCTGGGCGACTTTCAATACCCGGACGAGACGGAGATCTCCTGGTCCTACGTCAACGACGTCTCGGGCCTCTACAAGGTCCTCCCGAACCTGCGCTCCCTGCGGCTGCGCGGCGCGAGCGCGGAGCTGGGCAAGATGGAGCTGCCGGAGCTGCGTGAGTTCGTCATGGAGACGGGGGGCCTGCCGCTCGGCGCCGTGAAGTCCATCGCCAGCGCGACCTGGCCCAAGCTCGAGCGCCTGGAGGTCTGGTTCGGCGCGGATGGCTACGGCGCCGAGGGCGGCGTGGAGGACATCCAGCCCATCCTCGATGGCAAGGGCCTGCCGAACGTCAAGGTGCTGGGCCTGCGCAACTCGGAGTTCACGGACGACCTGGCGAAGGTGCTGCACACCGCCAAGATCCTCCCCCAGCTCGAGAAGCTGGACCTGTCCATGGGCTGTCTGTCCGACGTGGGGGCGCAGGAGCTGGCGAACCACGCGGCGGCCTACAAGCACCTGAAGCACCTGGACCTGACCGAGAACACGATGACGAGCGAGGGCGAGAAGCTGGTCGCGAAGCTCGCCGTCACCGTCGCCGCGGGCAACCAGCGCGAGTACGACGAGGAGTACCGCTACGCCGCCGTCGGCGAGTAG
- a CDS encoding AAA family ATPase, with translation MSSVPRREESSADPISAMTFDALSREAQGLRERLNRFRQGLGRHFVGKQTLVDLMTVAAVAQEPLLLVGPPGTAKSDLVLKFREALQIPGEDYFEYLLTRFTEPSEVLGPIDINLLRQGRYIRREGGKLPTARLVFLDEVFKASSAILNALLTVINERKFYQDGAPQPVRLKVLFAATNELPEHAELGALKDRFCLKAACRPVQDRYFLELLDSGLESQTHRELNQKPWAEGHATLEDILKAHRYLTLMMGRKEQGPDGRELKDRDLFFRDELLREFRRVVQTLTREDGVFISDRKLVKLYRLLRTRAWIFHGGAVERQDLQLLSYLGETREEIDLLEEKVPRLLGLT, from the coding sequence ATGAGCAGTGTTCCCCGGCGGGAAGAGTCTTCCGCCGACCCCATCTCCGCGATGACGTTCGACGCGTTGTCGCGCGAGGCGCAGGGTTTGCGTGAGCGGCTGAACCGGTTCCGGCAGGGACTGGGTCGGCACTTCGTGGGCAAGCAGACGTTGGTGGACTTGATGACGGTGGCGGCGGTGGCGCAGGAGCCGCTGCTCCTCGTCGGCCCTCCGGGCACGGCCAAGTCGGACCTGGTGCTCAAGTTCCGCGAGGCACTGCAGATCCCCGGCGAGGACTACTTCGAGTACCTGCTCACGCGCTTCACCGAGCCCTCGGAGGTCCTGGGCCCCATCGACATCAACCTCCTGCGACAGGGCCGCTACATCCGGCGCGAGGGTGGCAAGCTCCCCACCGCGCGGCTCGTGTTCCTGGACGAGGTGTTCAAGGCGAGCTCGGCCATCCTCAACGCGCTCCTCACGGTCATCAACGAGCGCAAGTTCTACCAGGACGGTGCACCGCAGCCCGTGCGCCTCAAGGTCCTCTTCGCGGCCACCAACGAGCTGCCCGAGCACGCGGAGCTGGGCGCGCTCAAGGACCGCTTCTGCCTCAAGGCCGCCTGCCGTCCGGTGCAGGACCGCTACTTCCTGGAGCTGCTGGACTCCGGCCTGGAATCACAGACACACCGCGAGCTGAACCAGAAGCCGTGGGCGGAAGGGCACGCGACGCTGGAGGACATCCTCAAGGCGCACCGCTACCTGACGCTCATGATGGGCCGCAAGGAGCAGGGCCCGGACGGCCGCGAGCTGAAGGACCGGGACCTGTTCTTCCGCGACGAGCTGCTGCGCGAGTTCCGTCGCGTGGTCCAGACGCTGACGCGCGAGGACGGCGTCTTTATCAGCGACCGCAAGCTGGTGAAGCTCTACCGGCTCCTGCGCACCCGCGCGTGGATCTTCCACGGCGGCGCGGTGGAGCGACAGGACCTCCAGCTCCTCTCCTACCTGGGGGAGACGCGCGAGGAGATCGACCTGCTGGAAGAGAAGGTCCCCCGGCTGCTCGGCCTGACGTGA